taatcaTTTTTGTCTTGATGATTATAGTATAGGTACAGATTATGATTACAGGTATCGTGATGCTAAAAGCGTTTAGAGAAAAATGTGAGTGTTTGTAATGGgagaatcaataaaaaaatgtttttatttcaagtcACGATCTATgaacaactttttttaaccGTGATATTAAGCCTTCAAAGTCTTAAGTCGAAAATCAGTTGATCTTAACTTGTCTTGTCAACTAGGAAAACATTACCAGTTTGAGCAGTTTTTCGCTAACATTGAATAAAACTAGCAAAGTATTAAGTTTCCTTCTTAAGGGTTTATATattgtaataattaaaaaaatattatttttcctaGTGTTCATATATCTAAGAATACACACAGAAAATGTTATATCGTTCCAGtgaatatttttgaagttACACGCAGTGATgtacaaactttaaactttttttttcctaaaatgGTGTTTTTAATGCCGGTGACCAACATTATTCGAAAACGGCTCAACCGATTAGTCTCAAATTTTAACACGagcttcttattttttttattaagtaatCGAAAGTTTTTTTCCAccgacaaatatttttttatataaaaagtccaaaattaaattttttttgagaaaccgcaattttttcaaagaaacttatattgtttacttttttcatTAATAACACTACTTTAACGaaatctgttttttaaattcggaggaTCCAGTTCAGAGATATAGTGGTCAATGCAAAAGGTCTTTTGTGAGACGAGCTCCCGGAGATCAGCTGTAGCTcttttcaaacaaatatttttagtaataCTAAGTCTTAAAATACAGTTAAAAGATAACATAAGATAACATTGTGAAcagatttttagatttatacatttttcacaGAATATAAGTTTTCTCagaaaaaatcttaaaatttgtttaaactatttattggtcgaaacaaaattatttttaacttaaaaaatatatatctgcTATCCATTTCCAAAACCTTCAAAACtttattccaaaaaaaaaattacaattactCCGATGTTATTGTCTagttatacaatttttgaaggtgcaagagtatatatataaagaatttttttgtactatttaagtaacaaaaagtttaaaattgaatatttaagtttagttATAATTGGCTTTCCGTTCTTCATCAAATTGTACAACTTCAAtgattaacaaaatttttttctatataaaaacaattttttcggCTCGAATTTCTTTGGtcataagtttattttttagcgACTCCacataataaattaacaaaatttaaagaaacaaaattttatttttatgacaaaatggtacatttttaaagtctgTTTTTCACCACCCACACAAAACCCCTTATTTTATAAGCCAGCCAAaccttatttaaaaaaaacggttAAGGAAACCCCGCAACAAGTAAATTTTCTGATGCGATAATATCGAACGCGCAGCAAAAAATAGTAACTAGGATCTGGTCCCACTAAAATCATCGAATGTGCCCTGCAGAATGTATCAgattattttagtttagttttattttcattgagACGGCACAAAAGAAGCAAATTTAAGAAACGCTCAGAACAGAAGTGAAAGCACAAGATTCAGTCGGAAAAAGGCCGGAGCAACGCACAGAAAACGGAGCAGGAACCAAGTAAGTGGGAAGGGTCGGCCAGCCGATTAACATAAATACAAGTACATGGTGTGACAATTGCAGCCCAATGGCCGACGAAGCTGCAGTGCCCCCCGCAGACAGTGCGGCACCTGCACCcgcagctgcagctggagaGGATCACACTACGCTGACCGTGCCAACGGCGCCGCCTGCGCCAGCTAACAAAGCGCCCACAGACACCTCCACGTCCACCACAGTCCAGGTGGGGGATGGGGCGGAGGCGGAGCGCTGCTGCTGGATCTGCTTCGCCACCGACGAGGACAACCGGCTGGCGGCGTGGGTGAGACCCTGCCAGTGCCGCGGCACCACCAAGTGGGTGCACCAGAGCTGCCTCTACCGCTGGATCGACGAGAAGACCCAGAGGGGCAACGCCCTGCGCTCCGTGTCCTGTCCGCAGTGCCAGACGGAGTACATAATCGTGTTCCCCCAGATGGGCAAATTCGGACGCGCCCTGGAGGCGATGGACAACCTCATAAAGCGCCTCAGCCCCTTTTTGGCGGCTGGCTTCTTTGTGGGCTCCCTGTACTGGACAGCCGTCTCTTATGGGGCGGTTACGTTCTTGCAGGTATGGCGCTCTGAATAACCCACTTGTTGCCCTGCCCCTGCTAACCGAACGCACCATTGCAGATAGTGGGCCATGAGCACGGCATGTCCATAATGGAGGCCGGCGATCCGCTCGTGCTCCTCATCGGACTGCCGGCAATCCCGGTGGGACTGGTTCTTGGCCGCTTGATTCGCTGGGAGGATGCCCTGTTGCGTCTGATTCGAAACCGCGGCACTGTGGTGCGGAAGTTTCCCTTTGTGAGCCTCATCTACCCGAACCTGTAAGTGCACATTAGCCTGCCAGACTATCAGCTCCTAAACCCTTGTCGTTTGTCGCAAACAGCAACCAGGATGATGAGCAGCAGAGCACCAGCAATCCGGCCACCCCGGCGCTGACCGACCCTGTGTCGGCCACGCGAGTTTTCTGTGGCGCCCTGCTGCTGCCCACCATATCCTCGATTCTGGGTCGGATTCTCTTTGACTCCGTGGACAACACGCTGCACCGCACACTGCTCGGCGGACTCACCTTTATAACGGTAAAGGGAATCCTCAAAATTTACCTCAAGCAGGAGCAGTACGGTCGCCGTAAGAAGCGTAGAATCGAGGACTACACGGAGGAAAACATCCGCAACTTCATGCATCGCAACAATAACAACGCCGCAGGCGCAGGCGCAGCACGACAGGacccgcagcagcagcagcagcagcagccgcagcagcgaCCAGTGCCACCAGTGCAGCGAATGGATGCAGTAATCACTCGCCCACGCGGCAACAGTGGCGGAAGCGTTGTCTAGAAGGCATtgggatcggatcggatccaATTTATAGGGCCAACTGTTTTCCACGATTTATCGtttgttttaagttaattGTTTTACCTCTCACACTTGCAAGGACACACAACCACAAGCCCACTTAATTGGCTTTAGGTGGCTGAGAATCTGGCAAACTGTTTGCAGGTAAGCAAgctaaatttattgttaaagtACACTATGTGTAATGGccggaaaataaatgtattttcaaaCTAGATGCCAGCTAAACctggcaaatattttgttaacaactCAACAAAATCCGCCATGTCCTTGCGTAGATATAATATCGATATAGTACATAGtggatttatatatttatatgcttCCACACACTTGAATTTATACGTTACcctttttgtaaattaaaaagttgcctctgtaaataaaagcaaaacccTCGGCTGTGGGTGAGTTATAACCATGAGTTCAGTGGACGTGGACTTTGATTTTGATTCGGCCCAAAGATTTGTGTTAAATCCAGCTTCTGATTAGGATGACAGATTAGATAGAATTGCTGATGCTAGCCAGAAAAGAAGAAAGGAAGAAGGGAAGAAAGGAAGCAGGGGAAGCAAGAAAGTGTGAGTAATGCATTTACTGAACACAAGTATAACTTTTGCGGTGCTGAGTCACTGCGATTCAACGATATAATGAACCCGCAAAGCAACTGACCGCCTGACGGTGGAGTTTGTGCTGACCTAGGAGGTGTCTTTATTTGCATTCGTGCTGATGCCTGATTCACATATATACGTATGTACATATGACCGCTTCCAAGCTTGCGTTAACTTGGCCACTAACGATCGACAGAATCAGTCTTCAGTTTGGTGTCTATACGGCAGAGACAAAATATACTGTTAAAGAACTGTCCGAAGTGAATGCTCCAAAAAGCGATCTAATCGTTTATAATTGTTAGCAagttgtgtgtttgttttgtcTATTTGCGCTTATCATCGGGAGCACAGGTATAGCTATAGGTATAGCGCAAGATACGGGTGTGCATTTGGCAGATACGCTGAAATACGATGAGCGATCAACTGTGCGCAATACTGACTTTCCAATGCCCTTTAAGTCATCAGTTAGTGTGTCAGTATGTGAGCGTCTCCAGtgaaaatggggaaaacaGTTACTAAGTTCACTTAAGTTaatgaaaagaaaaccaatggaaaaataattgatttattggGTAGGACTTATCTAAGTAGTCAGTTTCGATATTAGTCAGGGTATTAAAAAAAGACCTACGAAGGTAGGGCATGTTGGTATACACCAACACACAACGATTACTCTTCACATACACAGGCTGAAATATAATACCGATGACTTGTGCTGTCGCCCTAGCTTTTGGCCATAAATCGACCAAGCTAATTTTTATGACTGGTTTGCCCtcagaactaaaaaaaaccttttcaaacggtcatttaaaaaatgtcgcgttcgtaaataacatttaaagtaattttgatattgatattttttatttgtagcaATTATGTAACTCAAATAGTTATCATAAAACTGGattattacattaaaaaatagaagaaaGAAACTAAACATGGCTCTTTATTAAATAGGAATTGTTTAGTTTGTTTGAATGTAGTCGTTGCTTTAGGGTACTGGAATTATTTTGATGCTGTTTCTTAAACTCATATcagttttttaag
This genomic window from Drosophila gunungcola strain Sukarami chromosome 3R, Dgunungcola_SK_2, whole genome shotgun sequence contains:
- the LOC128257876 gene encoding E3 ubiquitin-protein ligase MARCHF5, which produces MADEAAVPPADSAAPAPAAAAGEDHTTLTVPTAPPAPANKAPTDTSTSTTVQVGDGAEAERCCWICFATDEDNRLAAWVRPCQCRGTTKWVHQSCLYRWIDEKTQRGNALRSVSCPQCQTEYIIVFPQMGKFGRALEAMDNLIKRLSPFLAAGFFVGSLYWTAVSYGAVTFLQIVGHEHGMSIMEAGDPLVLLIGLPAIPVGLVLGRLIRWEDALLRLIRNRGTVVRKFPFVSLIYPNLNQDDEQQSTSNPATPALTDPVSATRVFCGALLLPTISSILGRILFDSVDNTLHRTLLGGLTFITVKGILKIYLKQEQYGRRKKRRIEDYTEENIRNFMHRNNNNAAGAGAARQDPQQQQQQQPQQRPVPPVQRMDAVITRPRGNSGGSVV